A window from Strix uralensis isolate ZFMK-TIS-50842 chromosome 15, bStrUra1, whole genome shotgun sequence encodes these proteins:
- the LYVE1 gene encoding lymphatic vessel endothelial hyaluronic acid receptor 1 — MATYFEVTSAVFFIWVMTFMAQNYFITGSVLSPCRITGVGIYLEEKVNFSEASTVCNQLNLQLASKDQVEKALKHGFETCSYGWVKDGLVVIPRITSNKKCGKGNIGLVPWRAEPFKTFQVYCFNSSDVHINSCKPDPATTILPSPSAPTDLTAYSGSVLTENITAVSNVTESEKSLKNIRFRVICITETILPTEGTTTETPEEYSLIGSPNYTSHTAFKNDAIVFGGIPTALLVLAVIFFIISVVLAVCYIKKYKKTFPFANKNQQKEMVETTALKEAKSNDKTPEKETKNNGKKIEESKTKPETTVKCLEAEV, encoded by the exons ATGGCAACTTATTTTGAAGTTACATCAGCAGTGTTTTTCATCTGGGTTATGACATTCATGGCTCAAAATTACTTTATAACAG GTTCCGTTCTTTCACCTTGCAGGATCACAGGTGTAGGAATTTATCTTGAGGAGAAAGTGAATTTCTCAGAAGCAAGTACTGTATGTAATCAACTGAATCTACAGTTGGCAAGTAAAGACCAAGTTGAAAAGGCCTTGAAACATGGCTTTGAAACATGCAG CTATGGATGGGTGAAAGATGGATTGGTTGTCATTCCTCGGATAACATCCAACAAGAAATGTGGTAAGGGCAACATTGGACTAGTGCCATGGCGTGCTGAACCCTTCAAAACATTTCAGGTTTACTGCTTCAACTCCTCAG aTGTTCACATTAATTCATGTAAACCAGATCCAGCTACAACCATACTACCTTCACCAAGTGCACCAACAGACTTGACTGCATATTCAGGCTCTGTTTTGACTGAGAACATCACAGCGGTGTCCAATGTGACTGAGTCAGAAAAATCCCTCAAAAATATAAGGTTTCGTGTTATATGTATAACTGAAACTATATTACCAACAGAGGGGACTACTACAGAAACACCAGAGGAATACTCACTGATTGGCTCTCCTAACTACACTTCCCATACTGCCTTTAAGAATGATGCCATTGTCTTTGGAG GTATCCCCACTGCACTTCTTGTGCTAGCAGTCATCTTCTTCATTATTTCAGTTGTTCTAGCAGTCTGCTATATCAAAAa gtaCAAGAAAACCTTCCCATTTGCAAACAAGAATCAGCAAAAAGAAATGGTTGAAACTACTGCTCTCAAAGAGGCTAAGTCAAATGACAAAACACCTGAGAAGGAAACAAAGAATAATGGGAAAAAGATAGAAGAGTCTAAAACCAAGCCTGAGACCACAGTAAAATGTCTAGAAGCAGAAGTTTAA